The genome window GATATCCCGTTCAGCGTCCAGGCAGCAAGAGAAGAGACGGGCGACAACAGGATGGAAAGGGTGCCCAACAGCATCACCGGACCGGCGACGGGAGCGGCAGCGACATTCGCCGGCACTGTTACCAGGGATATCTGATTGAAGTGATACATCATGACCGGCGCCGTAACCAGGCTGGCCGCGGTGGTGATGGCGATGGCCTCGCGCAGGGCTGCTGGCAGAACGGCAAGCGGAGCGCTGAAGAGCGGCGCCACAAAGAAGATGGCGATCACGGCCCCGAAGGAAAGCTGGAAACCCGGATCCAGCAGGCTCCAGGGATTGATGGAGAGGATGATCGCCGCTGCCAGCGCCAGGAAATGCCAGGCATTCGTCTGTCTTGAGAACAGGTAGGCCGCGAGTCCCAGCACGCCGACGATGCCCGCCCGCACTATCGACGGACCCGCGCCTGTAAGCGGCACGTACAGGCAGATGACCAGCATGGCTATCGCGGTAGCCGCCAGCCTGGGCACCAGGAGCGCCCGGCAGATCAGCATGATTATGAAACCGAGCAGCACCACGTTCTGGCCGGACACCGCCAGCAGATGGAGCAGCCCCGCTGCGCGGAAATCAGCTATGACCTCCTCGGAGATATCGTCGTCGTCACCGAGCACCATGCCCCTCAGGAGTTCGCTGGCGTCGCCCCAGCCGCCAGCGCCGAGGGACTCGCGGGAGTGACGACGGATGCCATCGATCAGGCCGGCGAGGCCGGCGCGCCGCCCTGGCAGCAGTTCGACCTTTTCGTATAAGCCGGAAACAACTGTGTTGATGCCGCGGCGCCTCAAATACTGGCCGTAATCGAAATCGGCGCCCGGCGTCGAATCAGGCTCCCGGACAGTGCCGCTGATCCTGAGCCTGATCCCCTCATCGAGAATCGCGCCGATTCTGGCGGGGCACTTGCCGCCACAATCCAGCTGAACAAGGACATCCTCATCGACATCGAGCTGGACGCCGTATTTGCTCAGATGGTCGGCATGGGCGATGAACGATATCCTTTCACCTTTGAGACGCGCCGGTTCGGAGACAGTGGCGGTCACACTCATCCATTTGCCGGACTGCTCGGCCAGCAGGCTCTTTCCGAGCATCTCGAGCCTGATAGAGCCCATGAAAAGGCCTGAAAAGGAGAAAGCAAGAAGGAGAAACAGGAGTTTCATCTGTGAGCGGCGCACTCTGAAGGCTGCAAACAAGGCTATCGCGCAGACTAAAGCCGCGGCGACCGAAATCCCTTTCGAATGCAGGTAAAGACTGGAAGAAAGCCCGGCGATATATGTAATAGCGAGCAAAGTCGGATGACCCACAGTCATTATTACCATGCTGCAGGCGGCTGAAATCGACTTTTGCACTGTTTTCAAAACATTAAGCTTGGGTTAAAAGCACCTTAACCTGTAAAAATAGTGGTAAAAACAGTGCTGTTT of Actinomycetota bacterium contains these proteins:
- a CDS encoding DNA internalization-related competence protein ComEC/Rec2; the encoded protein is MKLLFLLLAFSFSGLFMGSIRLEMLGKSLLAEQSGKWMSVTATVSEPARLKGERISFIAHADHLSKYGVQLDVDEDVLVQLDCGGKCPARIGAILDEGIRLRISGTVREPDSTPGADFDYGQYLRRRGINTVVSGLYEKVELLPGRRAGLAGLIDGIRRHSRESLGAGGWGDASELLRGMVLGDDDDISEEVIADFRAAGLLHLLAVSGQNVVLLGFIIMLICRALLVPRLAATAIAMLVICLYVPLTGAGPSIVRAGIVGVLGLAAYLFSRQTNAWHFLALAAAIILSINPWSLLDPGFQLSFGAVIAIFFVAPLFSAPLAVLPAALREAIAITTAASLVTAPVMMYHFNQISLVTVPANVAAAPVAGPVMLLGTLSILLSPVSSLAAWTLNGISATCTGYLIMVANFFAAMPDAVYNSGTPGLMAIGIFYGMLTGMVIISRTIGIPGMAAWLKGRRRYSLALALLLAALLGMACFGGGATGMPPSAYTVSFLDIGQGDATLIQVPGGATVLIDGGPGSEVIDRLKAGGVTSLDAVILTHPHADHLGGLDEVLDEYPVAAVFDSGFPSSSPQYRDFLKLVKEKSIPYASLRRGQTLRFGDLTLECLSPGDTPSPDDTNANSVVLVAAYHGLDILCPGDGEEETLASLELQPVEVFKIGHHGSKDPALERTLDKLKPDATIISVGQGNTYGHPAESTLDKLRESGTKIFRTDQQGTIKVAQTDEGIEISTER